TGTCGCTGACGGCGGACTCCGGCTACGAGATCCGGTTCTCCAACGACACCAGTGGAACTCTCGCCGCTCTGGGGATCAACACGTTCTTCCAGGGAGATGACTCCAACAACATCGCAGTCAATCAAACGCTGAAAGCCAACCCCAATCTGTTTGCCGCCGGACAGGGCGACGGACCGGGAGACAACTCGAACGCGAAGCTGATGGCGAAGTTCATCGACAGCCCGCTGGAGCTGCTGGGTGGAGCCAGTCTCGATCAGTTCTACGAAGGGGTGACGACCAGAATCGCCTCCGGAGCCGCGGCGGAAACTGCTCTCCATGAGGGGTACACCTCCTTTCAGGACACACTGGCCGGACTGCGACTGCAGCGTTCCGGCGTCAGTCTGGATGAAGAAGCGATCAAGATCATGGAATACCAGCAAGGCTACGCAGCGGCGGCTCGAATCATCAGCACGATCGACGAACTCTACAGCGTGCTACTCAACATCTGATTGCGGTTGAACGCAACTCACTAAAACTCATTAAACAGGATTACGACAACCCGTGTCACTGGGACCGATTCTTCCGGGTAGAATCCCGAACTCGCTGATCTACAACCGCGCGCTCCAGAACCTGGATTCGCGAACGCGGCTCTTCAGCCAGTTGCAGGATCAGATTGCCACAGGGCAGAAGTTCCAGACAATCGGCGAAGATCCGACCTCGGCCGTGAAAACGATTCTGCTGCAGCAGACCGTGGAACGACAGACGCAGACCGCCATCAATGTCGAAGTGAGCCGCTCGCTGCTCTCGGCAACCGAAGGGAGCCTGTCCCGGATCAGTGACGTCTTCAACTCGCTGCAGTCGCACATTCTCTCGGGCCTTGGCGATGCCACGTCGGAATCCGAGAAAAAGCAGCTGGCGACTGAGATTGGCACGATGATTCAGGAACTGGTCAACGTCGGGAACACCAAGTTCCGAGGCCGCTATCTGTTCGGCGGCACCGAGAACACGGGAGCGCCGTTTGCTCCCGCTGGCAACAACGACGCCGTCCGCTTCTCCGGCTCGCTGACGACCATCGAATCGTTTGTCGCGCTGGAGGGTCTGATGGCCAACAACGTGAGTGCCGACTCGATCTTCAGTCCAACGACCGACGTCAACGGCAGTAACCTCAATCCTTCGGTGACGGCTCAGACGCGCATTAAGGATCTGTTCAGCGGGTCCGGGGTCGAACTTGGCACGATTGAAGTGACGGTCGATACCGGTGGCGGCCCGCAGACCGAACAAATCGATCTAAAGTCGGCCAGTTCCATTCAGGATCTGATTACGCGCATGGAAGCTCCGTTCGGCGGCGATCTGTCGGTCTCGATCACCTCCACCGGAATCACGCTCACGCCAGCTGCCGGTACGGTCGCGGTCACGGATCTGGCCAAGAGTAATGTCGCCGGAAGACTCGGCATCGCGTCCACCGCGGCGGCTTCCATCAACTCTACTGATCTCGATCCGCGTCTAACGCGGCTCACTCCGCTGGCGGCCCTCAACGGAGGCACAGGCATCGGCCCGACGGCTGGCAACGGGATTCTGGTCACCAACGGGATCAACTCAGCCACGGTTGACCTGGACGGACTGACGACAGTCGAAGACTTCTTCAACGCCCTGAAGACCGCCAACATCGACGTCGAAGGAGGTTTCACCGCTGATGGACGCGGGCTGAAGATCACAAGTCGCCTCAGCGGCGTCGGCGTTTCCATCGGCGAGAACGGCGGCAACAATGCTCAGCTGCTGGGAATCAAGACCTTCTCGGCGAATACCTCACTGGCGGAACTGAACGACGGTCGCGGCGTCCCCGTCGACAGCCCGTCTGAGTTGCAGATCGTTCGACGCGACGGCTCGGAACTGAACATCGAACTCGACGGCGCCAAAACCGTTCAGGATGTGCTCGATCTGGTCAACGCGGCCGATCCCGGCGTACTCACTGCTTCCCTGAATACGACGGGCAATGGCATCGTCCTCAGCGATACCTCGGGCACCGGTGCGTTAACGGTGATCGACAACGCGATTTCGGAAGCTCTGAAAGTCGCCGGCGTCGACGACGGCAACGCCAATCTCACCGGAACCTCTGTCGGGGCGACATCGACCACGACCACGCTGGCCAGTCTCAATGCAGGAGCCGGGGTGCCAGTCGGAGCAGGGACACTCGACATTACCCGTCGCGATGGGTCCGTCGTCAATGTCGATCTGTCTACAGCCGTAACCGTGCAGGACGTGCTCGACCTCGTGAATGCGGTCGATCCCGGCAACCTCGTGATGACCCACAACGCCACCACGAAAGGCTTCGAACTGAACGACAACTCTGGCACCGGCAGTCTGACGGTCGCCGAGAGTACGCTCTCGACGGGCCTGGGAATCGCAGGCACGGAAGATGGTGTCAACGATCTGGTCGGGTCGGATCCGAACACGAAGCGTTCAAATGGACTGTTTGACCTGATGTTCCGACTGCGGGATGCGCTCGACACCGGGAACAATCAGGAGATCGAACTGGTATCCGGACTGCTGGAAACCGAGATGGCTCAGTTCAACATCGTTCGCGGCGATGTCGGCGGCCGCCTGCAGATGCTCGATCGACAGGCGACGATCCTGGCCGATGAAGACATCCTGCTGCAGGAGTCGATCTCGAACGTCTTCGATGTCGACATGGCTCTGGCGATTACGCAGTTCGCCAATCTGCAGGTCACGATTCAGGCCTCGCAACAGATCGCCGCTCAGACGCTGCAGTTGAACCTGTTCAACTATCTGTAGGTCGAGAGACCGCTGGAAATCCGCCCGACTCCTCCCTAAGATCCCCCGCAGTTGGCCTGCCTCTCGAATTGGCAAGGCCTCTCATATTGCGGGATCGAAGGTGCAGAGCATGCAGACGGCCACCACTATTGCGGAAACCCGGCGGATCGTCCGCGATGCCCGAGTTGCGGGAAAGATCGTCGGCTGCGTCCCAACCATGGGCGCGCTGCACGCCGGGCATGTCAGCCTGATTGAAGCTGCCCGCCGGGAGTGCGATTTCGTCGTGGTAACGATCTTCGTCAATCCGACACAGTTCGCCCCTCACGAAGATCTCGAGAAATACCCGCGGCCTTTCAAGAATGATCTCGAAAAGTGTGAAGCGGCGGGAGCCGATCTCGTCTTTCACCCGAGTGTCGACGAGATGTACCCGGTCGAACGGCAGGTCAATCTGCACGTTGGCGATCTGGCGAGCCGCTGGGAAGGAACAAGCAGACCGGATCACTTCGATGGCGTTGCCACGGTCGTGCTGAAGCTGTTCAACATTACGCTGCCGGACAAGGCATTCTTCGGAGCCAAGGACTTTCAGCAGCAGGCGATCATCCGCTGCCTTTGCCGCGACCTCGATGTCCCGGTTGAAATCGTCACCTGCCCCACGGTCCGGGAAGAATCTGGCCTCGCCATGTCGAGCCGGAATGTCTACCTTTCTGACACCGAACGTGAGACCGCGCTGGCAATCTCACGGGCGTTAACGAATGCCCGGGATCGCTTTCAGAATCCGCAGTCGACTGTAGCCGAGGTGCGTCAGCAGTTGCGGCAGGACCTTGAAGCCGTCGACGGCCTCGAACTCGATTACGCCACGGTGGTTGAACCGGTCGAATTGACGGAGTCCGACGACGAACAGCCCGAGATGGTCGCTCTGGTAGCGGCTCGGGTCGGGAAGACGCGGCTCATTGATAACATGCTGCTCCACAGCAGTGAGCAGGGAAGCTGAGGAACGACGGATGCGACAGGTTCTGTTTTACATTTCACTGGACGCGCCCTTTTCGATCCTGCCGAACGGGCTTCCGGATCATCCTCTGCTTACGGTTGGAGCCGGGTATATTCTGCTCGCCCTGCTGATTCTCCTCGGCTTCTGGCAAACCTTCTATGGCCCGAAGACGCTGCAGGGCAAGGATGGCAAACCGGTTTCGCCGGGCATGATGTATCTCAACACGGTGTTGCCGTTCGTCATCGCCGCTGCAGCTGCCTGGTTTCTTTCTCCTGTCCGCATCTTCCCGGTTTTTGGCTACGGAATGATGCTCCTGATCGCGTTTCTCGCCGGGGCGACCTGGGCCGGGAAGCGAGCGGAAAAAGTCGGCCTGCCCAAAGAACTGATCTGGGACGTGGCGATGTGCATTCTGGTTTCCGGAATCGCCGGGGCCCGGATTTTCTATCTCGTTCAGAAACGGGAGTACGTCTTCCGGGACGTGAACGGAGCAGGGGACTTCTTCTATCGAGTGATCAATCTCACCGATGGCGGGCTCGTGTTCTACGGCGGCCTGATTCTGGCGACGATCACCTATTTCGTCTTCTGTGCGATCCGGAAAATCCGTCCGCTCGAACTGGCTGACGTGGTGGTGCCGTCGCTGTTTCTCGGCCTCGGCTTCGGAC
The genomic region above belongs to Rubinisphaera margarita and contains:
- a CDS encoding flagellin N-terminal helical domain-containing protein yields the protein MSLGPILPGRIPNSLIYNRALQNLDSRTRLFSQLQDQIATGQKFQTIGEDPTSAVKTILLQQTVERQTQTAINVEVSRSLLSATEGSLSRISDVFNSLQSHILSGLGDATSESEKKQLATEIGTMIQELVNVGNTKFRGRYLFGGTENTGAPFAPAGNNDAVRFSGSLTTIESFVALEGLMANNVSADSIFSPTTDVNGSNLNPSVTAQTRIKDLFSGSGVELGTIEVTVDTGGGPQTEQIDLKSASSIQDLITRMEAPFGGDLSVSITSTGITLTPAAGTVAVTDLAKSNVAGRLGIASTAAASINSTDLDPRLTRLTPLAALNGGTGIGPTAGNGILVTNGINSATVDLDGLTTVEDFFNALKTANIDVEGGFTADGRGLKITSRLSGVGVSIGENGGNNAQLLGIKTFSANTSLAELNDGRGVPVDSPSELQIVRRDGSELNIELDGAKTVQDVLDLVNAADPGVLTASLNTTGNGIVLSDTSGTGALTVIDNAISEALKVAGVDDGNANLTGTSVGATSTTTTLASLNAGAGVPVGAGTLDITRRDGSVVNVDLSTAVTVQDVLDLVNAVDPGNLVMTHNATTKGFELNDNSGTGSLTVAESTLSTGLGIAGTEDGVNDLVGSDPNTKRSNGLFDLMFRLRDALDTGNNQEIELVSGLLETEMAQFNIVRGDVGGRLQMLDRQATILADEDILLQESISNVFDVDMALAITQFANLQVTIQASQQIAAQTLQLNLFNYL
- the panC gene encoding pantoate--beta-alanine ligase — protein: MQTATTIAETRRIVRDARVAGKIVGCVPTMGALHAGHVSLIEAARRECDFVVVTIFVNPTQFAPHEDLEKYPRPFKNDLEKCEAAGADLVFHPSVDEMYPVERQVNLHVGDLASRWEGTSRPDHFDGVATVVLKLFNITLPDKAFFGAKDFQQQAIIRCLCRDLDVPVEIVTCPTVREESGLAMSSRNVYLSDTERETALAISRALTNARDRFQNPQSTVAEVRQQLRQDLEAVDGLELDYATVVEPVELTESDDEQPEMVALVAARVGKTRLIDNMLLHSSEQGS
- a CDS encoding prolipoprotein diacylglyceryl transferase; the encoded protein is MRQVLFYISLDAPFSILPNGLPDHPLLTVGAGYILLALLILLGFWQTFYGPKTLQGKDGKPVSPGMMYLNTVLPFVIAAAAAWFLSPVRIFPVFGYGMMLLIAFLAGATWAGKRAEKVGLPKELIWDVAMCILVSGIAGARIFYLVQKREYVFRDVNGAGDFFYRVINLTDGGLVFYGGLILATITYFVFCAIRKIRPLELADVVVPSLFLGLGFGRIGCLLNGCCYGDRCDLPWAITFPAESVPWSALVNLGFLSPDAAISFPLHPSQIYSSIGGFLLAFVTAMVFKYRQRTGEVLAVGAILYPINRFLIEFVRGDEFTVLNTGLTPSQNTSILVVAAGVAFLIWLELKGQPRPEASDLAKSSPST